The genomic region TTCCACTAACACCCAAGTGCTGAGGCCACAAGGAGGAGGTTCAGAAGATGTGTGTCGGTGCTCATTGGGTGCCAATTCACTCAGTGTTAATACCCAGACAACCCCTATGCCTCAGGGAGCTGTAgtcactgtaaagcacatcacaGCTTACACAGGCAATTTCCAAGAAGCAAACTTTGAATGCCTGGTGTTTTGGATCGCTTCTGCAGCTATTGACATCAATGCTGCTGATCTCAAAGCCTTGTACCGGCGCAGCCAGGCTCTGGAAAAGCTGGGGAAGCTGGACCAAGCGTTCAAAGATGCTCAGAAATGTGCCACCATGGAACCCCGCAACAAAAACTTCCAGGAGACCCTGAGGAGACTGGGAGCCAACATCCAGGAGAAGGTAAATGCCAGAGGGGCAGTCCCAGgttcacagagcagctgtgggaggTCCCTGCTCTGGGTTACGCTGGTGGGTTGTTGGTCACACGGGAAGCTCAGGGTAGGGGCATAAAGGGGCTCTGTAAGTTCTCACTTGATGCACGTGAGTATGAGGATCAGATTGAATGGTTACCTTTAAAACTGTGGCAGCTCACCCCTGAGGCTGGCCTGGTCCTGAATGTCTTGATAAGGTGGGCAAGGAACTGGATCAGCTTCAGACTGGGCCTGACAGCTGCCACCTTGGCTGAGTTACCTTCGTGGAGGTGCTGTGAAGGAGTCCTTTGCATCGCTGGGTACCAGGAGGTCTCAGAAAGGATGGCTTAGGGCTGCCTGTGCCTATGAGTCTGAGAAGAGATGCCTGTGTTGTTATTCAGTTGAAGTTGTCTGTGGTTTGAGGGTCTGTGGTGTCCTTGAAGTGACAGAGGAAAAGTGCTGCTCGCTTTTCCCTGCCTGACGCTTCCCCTGCTCTGTTGGCACAGCTGCGCATTCAGTTCTCCACGGACATGAGGGTGCAGAAGATGTTTGAAATCCTGCTGGATGAGaacagtgagaaagaaaagagagaaaaggtgaGAAGTGTTGTGCTGGGCTTGAGACAATGGCTGTTTAATGtcagaggctgcagtgaggagctGCATTCCTCCTCAGGATGGAGGATGAGGTAAGGAGTTGGGACATGAGCTGTGCTTGGAGAGACAAGTGAGAGCTGTCCCTGTGCCATGGGAAGGTGCACCAACCTCCCAAAACACCAAGGGTGGGATTAGACTGGCCTTCTGCTCAGGCCTTTCTCTATCACCTTCCCCATGTTTCACTCTAAGCAGTGATGCACTTTTCTGGGGCAGAGCAAAGTGATCCCCAGGTGCACCTGGAGAAACTGTCTGATGGGGTCTGAGCTGGTGTGGTGCATGTCAGGAGGTGGCCACCCCACAGCTCGCACAGCACATCCCAGAGCTGCACCCAGGTGTTTtggaggctgctggcagggctgtgccactGAGCCCTGGCTCTTCTGTCTCCCACCCAGGCTGCAAACAACCTCATAGTCCTGGGGCGGGAGGAAGCGGGTGCCGAGAGGATTTTCCAGAACAATGGGGTCagcttgctgctgcagctgataGAAACCAAAAATCCTGACCTGATCCTGGCAGCTGTGAGGACACTTTCGGGCATGTGCACAGGACACAAGGCTCGGGTAAGGAACGGGGTGCTCGAGACTCTCACTGCTCTTGCCTTGCACCTGGGGGAGTGGAAATTGCAATAGTCCACAGTGCTTGTGAGATGGAAAGGCCTTTGCTGATGGCTGCCTTGCTCTCTTCTTTCTGGGGCCAGGCCACTGCCATTCTGCACTACCTGGGCATTGACAACATTTGTATGTGGATGTCAGTAGACAATGAAGAAATCTCCCTGGCTGTCTGCAACCTCCTGCAGACCATCACCGACTGCTTGCTGGGCCAGGGGAAAGAGGAGCATCACGGCAAGGAGGAGGCAGTAGTTCTAGGTACAGTGCACGACCAGGGGGTCATTCAGTCTtgctggaggaggagcagggtgagcagggagggctctggAACATCCACCTCATTCCTTACTCTTTGGTGCAGTGGGGACTTGGCCCTCCAGCTGTGCAGGACGACAGCCTGCACACAGCTCTGACCCTCACGGGGGTGTTCCTGCCTATGAATGGCTGTCACCTGCTTTTCTTGTGACTGCTTGCTTCTGTGTAGATACTAAAAAAGATCTGAAGATGATCACCACGCATTTGCTGGATATGCTGGTCAGCAAGAAAGTGTCTGGGCAAGGGCGAGACCGAGCTCTGAACCTCCTCAACAAGAATATACCAAGGAAGGACCTGAAAGACCACGACAACAGCAGGAGCATCTTTGTCATCGACAATGGTGAGTCCTTCCCCTGCATCCTCTTCTGGCTTGGGAGATGTGGAGCTGTGTCTTCTTGCCTGAATGACCACAGAACCAATCCTCTCTGTAAAAGAAACCCTCTGCCTTTGTTTTGGAACACTGGAGCACAGTCAGACCGACGGCAGGAAAACGCTCTGTGTAAGAGCAcaagatttttcttcagtttctaaGACTGGTTTCACTTCCCTGGTTAGTTTATTCCAATGTATTTGCTAAAGCTGGGAGGATTTGGCTTCAACTGTCTGGTTTGGGATGAGAAAAGCACTTACTGAGCTTTGCTGGATCCTTGAACTGGTCTGAAACCAGAAGGGGATGAGGAATTTGTGTGGGATGTGTTTTTACACCGATTCCATTGCATATGTGTGTTACCAGTCTGGTGGGTGGTATTAAGTAACACTTCAGCAAACAGAAAGTTAAGACATCCAGAATCACTTGAAAGTCACTGACTTGTCCTCAGTGAAAGCTTTCAGTCATGGAGGTCAGTAGGTTTAATGCCTCCTGACAAAAATAACCAATCCAGCCAGGGACCAAATGCAGCGGTTTGCTTATCTCACTCCCAGAGCTGGATAAAAGCCTGGTGCTGCAAACCTGTAATCTCACCAGCAGAAGCTCCTCCCCAGTAAATACCCAAATGTCCTTTTTGTTTGAGGTTTGTGTGATTAGGCTGCCAAGTAACTGACAAcagctatttcactgtaagaaaCCAGCAAATGGCATGGTGAGTTTTGTGCAGACCCTCTGCCCTCCAACAGCCCTATCACTGCATTGTTTCCAGGCTTAAAAAAGATACTGAAAGTGGTGGGCCAGATTCCTGAGCTGCCTGACTGCCTGCCAATGACAGAGAACACCCAGCTCACTGCCTCTGTGCTCCTGAATAAACTCTACGATGACCTGCGCTGCGACCCGGAGCGGGACAACTACCGGGTGATCTGTGAGGAGTACATCAAGTGAGTCAGGGCTGGTTcactggggctgagctggccCAGAGCCACAGGAGCAGGTCTTAGGGATGAGCTGAGGCACCTGCAATCCACCTAGATGCCAAATTGAGGCCCTGGGAGATAATTATTTGCTTGAGATGCTGTTGGATCCTTCAGCTGAGACCAGGCCCTTGCAGTGTGCTTGCTGGATCACAGCCTTTGCATGAATTTGGGCTCAGGTGTGTCTCAGATGCCTGTGTATTTCAGCAGTGGAGCTCAGTTCCTGATCAGGGGGAGGATGTTCCCTGCCCAGGAAATAAGCAGTAAGCAACTACTGTTCCACATGCTCACTCTCTCTGTCCCCACGCAGGAGCAAAGTTGACCCACAGGACATGGATAAGACGCTCCATGCCATCCAGATGGTGTCTGGAGTTCTGCAAGGACCCTTTGACTTGGGCAACAAGCTGCTTGGCATGAAGGGAATCATGGAGATGATGGTTGCCCTGTGTGGATCTGAGAGGGAGATTGACCAGCTGGTGGCTGTGGAAGCTCTCATCCATGCCTCCACCAAACTGAGCCGGGCCACCTTCATCATCTCCAACGGGGTGACGCTCCTGAAGGAGATCTACAAGAAAACCAAGAATGAAAAGATCAAAATCCGAGCCCTGGTGGTAAGGGTGGCAGCCCCTGCAGCTACCAGCTGCCACACCAGCTTAGCCCTGGACTTGGGAGAGGATGGGGGGTCCTGGGAACACGCTGGGTTCACTCACCTCAGCTGGGGAATGGTGTATCGTGCTTCTCCCCACAAGGAATGGGGAGATGGCAGACCAGGAGAGCACAAAGTCATAGAATCcttacagctggaaaagacctttaagatcattgagtccaaccactcacctcacactgccaagcccaacaCTAAATTaacccatatccctcagtacttcatctatgtgtGGGTGACTGGTAACTTTGAAGGTAAAACTGGTTAATCTTCTGTGAAGGACACCCAGTAGGAGCACAGAACCTCACTTTGCTGTGCTACAAGCTCAATCATCTAGAGTATTAGAATTGCTTCCTCTGTTAGAACTGACTTCAGACTTTAGATGCAGGATAAGGCTGTTTTGGGGCAGCAACACTCGAGGACTGATGAGCCTCTTCTCACTGGTGGATGCTCTTTATCCTCCTCAGGGTCTCTGCAAGCTGGGCTCAGCAGGAGGTACAGATTATGGACTGAGGCAGTTTGCTGAGGGATCCACTGAGAAGTTGGCCAAGCAGTGTCGAAAGTGAGTGATTTTACTGTTGTTCTATACTTTGCAAAATCCAACATGTTCCTTTCCCAGGAGATCCTGCCTACACATTGCCTGCACTGACTGTTGCTGCCTGACAGCTGACTGTGGCCCCAGAGCCATTGCACTGGGTCCTGGGAGCTCTTCTGTGTCTGAAGCAACCATGCCTTCCTCCCGCCTCAATATCCAGATAAgccttctccctccctcacaAGTACCTCAGGACTTGGTCTGCTTTTCCCTGCAGCACTTGGATCCCtcaggctgggctgtggggggaAGGTCACGTCTCAAGGGAGGCATTCCCAACCTTtaggagctgcagcagaaccTGAGGACATGTTCGAGCCTGGAACAGTCTCAATAtgtgtttttccttcctcttctcccagagAAATTAGTCCTGGCTCCCAAGGTAGAAATGTGGGtgttctcctcctcttccaggtGGTTGTGCAACACCAGCATCGATGCCCGCACCAGGAAGTGGGCGGTGGAAGGGCTCTCGTATCTAACCCTCGATGCAGATGTGAAAGATGACTTTGTGGAAGATGAGCCAGCCCTGCAAGCTATGTTTGAATTAGCCAAGGTCTGTCTCCTTACTTTGTTCCCCCAACCCTTCTCTAGCATCAAGTTCTCTCAGCTCTCCAGCCTGGGCTGTGTCCCTGGGCAGGAGGAGATGTGACCCCAACTACTCATCTCTAGCTTAGCAAAGCTTCAGTTTGTTGACAGCATCTCATGATGTCAGGCAGCCTATTTGACTATAAAAATGGTTGGTTTTCCCTGCCCTGAGGTATAAAGCTGAGGAATAAGCCAAAGAACACTTCAGCTACTACAAACTAGCACAGTGGCAGTCCTAAGGGAtctcttttcctgctgtgtcctccttttatttctgtcatttctttctgtGCAGACAAGTGACAAGACTATCTTGTACTCTGTGGCTTCTGCACTGGTGAACTGTACCAACAGCTATGACACCAAGGAGCTGGTCCCAGAGCTGGTGCAACTGGCAAAGTTCTCCAAGCAGCATGTCCCTGAGGAGCATCCAAAGGCAGGTtgtctgcagctggggagctgggAGCACGTGCTCAGGTCTGAAGACTTTCTTTGGTGTCTCTGTTGTCACAGACCTTGGGTCTCCCATCCCCATGGCTGCAATTGCTTTGGTCTCCAAGCAGGTTTGAGTTGTAGTCAGCAGGATGGCAGCTGCTAAAGGGGTTTAATCCCTGTCCAATGTCCCCCCTCAGGACAAGAAGGATTTTGTGGTGAAGCGGGTGAAGCGGCTGCTGAAAGCCGGCGTGGTCTCTGCCTTGGCCTGCATGGTGAGGGCCGACAGCGCCATCCTGACGGACCAGAGCAAGGAGCTCATTGCCAGGTGCCTTCATTGCTCTCATGGCAGCCAGAACTGGCCCTGCCACGTGCCACAGAGGTGGCCACCTGGGCTGGCTCCTTGCTTACTGGAGCAGTAAATCCTTCCTGTGGAGGGAGCGTgaaagggagggggagaaaagaTTTAAACCCAAAGTCTTTCTTAAGCAATGTCATAAAAGTCCATGTCCTGACCTTGAAGCTGGTTCACAGGGCTGCCTTGCTGGGCTGTATTTGCATTTCTGATACTCTGCACTGATTTGGCTGGAACAGAGTTCATCTCACAGGCCTGGAAACCTCCCACCGTGCCCTTTGTCACTTCGAGTGCCATGGGCACCAGGTTAAACATTGGAACTTGCCTGCTGGATCTGGCACCCCTGCAAAACCTCCTTCTCTGAGGGATATGGGTCACAGACCTCCCACCTGGAAGTTTCACTAAGTTGAtgctgtgcttctgcagggtgttTCTTGCCTTGTGTGAAGACCCCAAGGACCGTGGGACCGTTGTCGCTCAAGGCGGTGGAAAGGTGATTACTTTGATGTTTGCAGCCCAAGCTGACGCGTGTTTAATGTCTGCTGGGAGCTGCAACTTGTCTACAGTGAGGGAAGGTGATGGGAAAGCATCAGCTGTCTCGGTAGCCCTTGGGGCCAGGACTGACATTGCAGTCCAAGCCTCCAAAGAAAGTCTTGTTGAAACAACTGTGTGAGCGACAAGCTCTGCTGTGGTGCGTTTGGGCACAAAAGCAAGACATCAGACATCCCAGTGGGCTACAGTCCTGATCCATTTCTTCAACAGACTCCTCTCTAGGATATTTTTTGCctattttagtattttaagGCAATGCTGTAAATCATCTCAGAAGCACTGAATGCTTTTGTGTGTCTCTAGGCCCTGATACCTCTGGCTGTGGAAGGCACAGAAGTTGGCAAGATAAAGGCTTCTCACGCTCTAGCAAAAATTGCTTCTATCTCCAATCCAGATATGGCATTCCCAGGGGAGAGGGTAAGCTTAAAAATAACCCCCAAATCTTGAGAATTCCTTTGGCAAATAAGTGCCAAGGCCTAAGAGCTGGAAAAGCAGTGACAAGCCTTCTCTGCTTAGGTGTACGAGGTGGTGAGGCCGCTCGTCAgcctgctgaacacagagagaGACGGCCTTCAGAATTACGAGGCTCTCTTAGGCCTCACCAACTTTGCAGGAAAAAGTGATAAACTCAGGTGAGTTTAACTggctttttatctctttcttccCCAG from Colius striatus isolate bColStr4 chromosome 20, bColStr4.1.hap1, whole genome shotgun sequence harbors:
- the UNC45B gene encoding protein unc-45 homolog B, with the protein product MEDPIQLKEEGNKYFQASDYEKAAQSYTQALKLSKDKALQAVLYRNRAACFLKKEEYAKAASDASRAIDINAADLKALYRRSQALEKLGKLDQAFKDAQKCATMEPRNKNFQETLRRLGANIQEKLRIQFSTDMRVQKMFEILLDENSEKEKREKAANNLIVLGREEAGAERIFQNNGVSLLLQLIETKNPDLILAAVRTLSGMCTGHKARATAILHYLGIDNICMWMSVDNEEISLAVCNLLQTITDCLLGQGKEEHHGKEEAVVLDTKKDLKMITTHLLDMLVSKKVSGQGRDRALNLLNKNIPRKDLKDHDNSRSIFVIDNGLKKILKVVGQIPELPDCLPMTENTQLTASVLLNKLYDDLRCDPERDNYRVICEEYIKSKVDPQDMDKTLHAIQMVSGVLQGPFDLGNKLLGMKGIMEMMVALCGSEREIDQLVAVEALIHASTKLSRATFIISNGVTLLKEIYKKTKNEKIKIRALVGLCKLGSAGGTDYGLRQFAEGSTEKLAKQCRKWLCNTSIDARTRKWAVEGLSYLTLDADVKDDFVEDEPALQAMFELAKTSDKTILYSVASALVNCTNSYDTKELVPELVQLAKFSKQHVPEEHPKDKKDFVVKRVKRLLKAGVVSALACMVRADSAILTDQSKELIARVFLALCEDPKDRGTVVAQGGGKALIPLAVEGTEVGKIKASHALAKIASISNPDMAFPGERVYEVVRPLVSLLNTERDGLQNYEALLGLTNFAGKSDKLRMKIIKEKALPDIENYMFENHDQLRQAATECMCNLVINKEVQERFVADGNDRLKLVVLLCGEDDEKVQVAAAGALAMLTAAQKKLCSKMTQVTTQWLEILQRLCLHDNMEVQHRGLVITFNLISADKELAKTLVETELLEILTYISKKENDPKKQHIINVARDCLTKCMDYGLIKPLSQA